One Megalops cyprinoides isolate fMegCyp1 chromosome 4, fMegCyp1.pri, whole genome shotgun sequence genomic window carries:
- the suds3 gene encoding sin3 histone deacetylase corepressor complex component SDS3 isoform X3 gives MAGNTHMHITNEDTEDASETDLAKHDEDDYVEIKEQMYQDKLASLKRQLQQLQEGGTLQEYQKRMKKLDQQYRERLRNADLFLQLETEQVERNYIKEKKAAVKEFDDKKVELKENLIAELEEKKKMIENEKLTMELTGDSMEVKPIMTRKLRRRPNDPVPIPDKRRKPAPAQLNYLLTDEQIMEDLRTLNKLKSPKRPASPSSPEHLPSTPLEAPTQRYEARIEEGKLYYDKRWYHKSQAIYLESKENTKISCVISSVGTNEIWVRKTSDSTKMRIYLGQLQRGAFVIRRRSAA, from the exons ATGGCTGGtaacacgcacatgcatattACCAATGAAG ACACCGAAGATGCCAGTGAGACGGACCTGGCGAAACACGATGAGGACGACTACGTTGAAATCAAAGAGCA GATGTACCAAGACAAATTGGCATCATTGAAAAGGCAGTTGCAGCAGCTCCAAGAAGGTG GTACATTGCAGGAGTATCAGAAGAGGATGAAGAAATTGGATCAGCAGTACAGGGAGAGGCTGCGCAATGCAG ATCTTTTCCTGCAGCTAGAG ACAGAGCAGGTAGAGAGGAACTACATCAAAGAGAAGAAGGCGGCAGTGAAGGAGTTTGACGATAAGAAGGTTGAGCTGAAGGAAAACTTAATTGccgagctggaggagaagaaaaagatgaTAGAGAACGAGAAATTAACAATGGAGCTGACAGGCG ATTCCATGGAGGTCAAACCCATCATGACACGGAAGCTGAGGCGACGACCCAATGACCCTGTCCCCATCCCTGACAAAAGGCGGAAACCTGCGCCTG CTCAGTTAAATTATTTGCTGACAGACGAACAGATAATGGAAGACCTACGGACACTGAACAAG CTCAAGTCACCCAAACGTCCAG CCTCCCCTTCATCTCCAGAACACCTTCCCAGCACTCCACTGGAAGCACCCACACAGCGCTACGAAGCTCGCATTGAGGAGGGAAAACTCTACTACGATAAAAGATG GTACCACAAGAGCCAGGCCATTTATCTGGAGTCCAAGGAGAACACCAAgatcagctgtgtcatcagctcgGTGGGAACAAACGAG ATCTGGGTGAGGAAGACAAGTGACAGCACGAAAATGAGGATTTATTTGGGACAGCTACAGCGAGGTGCATTCGTGATCCGTCGCAGGTCGGCAGCGTAG